A DNA window from Lycium ferocissimum isolate CSIRO_LF1 unplaced genomic scaffold, AGI_CSIRO_Lferr_CH_V1 ctg258, whole genome shotgun sequence contains the following coding sequences:
- the LOC132043556 gene encoding uncharacterized protein LOC132043556: MVFLGHAFEFLDCKSAEENETPILVETPVEFLDCKSAEGSETSILESSCYDHNGSSTAICDHDQYLRDKLGENSAEMGSTRITMKRKKLEDFLKELDVFENMAWSGTVEEKKTEPKRKKIHKAKDWKRTLACKFYEERHNASDSTGEGMDLLWEKYEMDSIKNNEKRENSNSKKKMRSYVKEEHINEHIEQLCCLQALNLSAGKKNLGMGRANFVRISEAIKGFKWLYHVSKNNKKVHCGDRF; this comes from the coding sequence ATGGTGTTTTTAGGACACGCTTTTGAATTCTTGGACTGTAAATCAGCTGAGGAAAATGAAACTCCAATTCTTGTAGAGACCCCAGTTGAATTCTTGGACTGTAAATCAGCTGAGGGAAGTGAAACTTCAATTCTTGAGTCTTCATGTTATGATCATAATGGCTCTAGCACAGCCATATGTGATCATGATCAGTATCTAAGAGACAAATTAGGAGAAAATTCAGCTGAAATGGGGAGTACTAGGATCACcatgaagaggaagaaattaGAAGACTTCTTGAAAGAACTGGATGTATTTGAAAATATGGCATGGAGTGGTACTGTTGAAGAGAAGAAAACTGAGCCAAAGCGCAAAAAGATCCACAAAGCAAAAGATTGGAAAAGGACATTGGCATGCAAGTTTTATGAGGAAAGGCACAATGCTAGTGACAGCACTGGCGAAGGAATGGATTTGTTATGGGAAAAGTATGAAATGGACTCTATAAAGAACaatgaaaaaagagagaatagTAATAGCAAGAAGAAGATGAGGAGCTATGTAAAAGAAGAACATATAAATGAGCACATTGAGCAGTTGTGTTGCTTACAGGCACTAAATTTATCAGCTGGAAAAAAGAATTTGGGAATGGGAAGGGCTAATTTTGTGAGAATTTCTGAGGCAATTAAAGGGTTTAAATGGCTATACCATGTGAGCAAGAATAACAAGAAGGTGCATTGTGGAGATAGATTCTAG